The genomic interval ACCGTCGTCTCCGTGCCCTGGCCCTGCGAGGTCACGCCGGCGAGGACCGTGACCGCGCCCGAGGGATCCACGCGGACGGTCGCACCCTCGTGGCCGGTGCGAAAGGGCATGCGCGGCCCCGCGGAGGCGGCCTGACCGAGGCCGGTCAGCTCGTTGTAGTTCGCGAAGCCGATGCCCACGTGGCGGCCCTCGCGCCGGAGGCGCGCCTGCTCGGCACGGAACGCCCCGTAGCCGATCGCCCCGACCGCCTGCTCGAAGCACACCGGATAGGTCGGGCTGTCGTGGACGAGGCGCGTGGCCGCGGTGTAGGGCAGGTCGGCGGGACCCACGAGGTTGACGCGGCGGACCTCGACCGGATCGAGGCCGAGGGCGCGGGCGCCGAGATCGAGCACGCGCTCCATCACGAAGGTGGTGGCGGGCCGGGCGACGCCGCGGTAGGGCCCGGCCGGGGCGGTGTTGGTCGCCATCGCGGTGACGTCGCAGCGGTAGTTGCGCAGCTTGTACGGGCCGGTCAGGAGCCCGCCCGCCATCAGCGCCTCGATGCCCGCGGTCCACGGGTACACGGAATAGGCGCCCGCGTTGCAGGCCGCGCGCACGTCCATGGCCAGCAGCACGCCGGCGCGATCGAAGCCGGCGCGCACCGCGTAATGGTGGTCGCGCGCGTGCGCCGCGGCCAGCAGCCCCTCGCGGCGCGCCTCCACCCACTTGACCGGCCGGTGGAGGCGCATCGCGAGGAGGCAGAGCGCGACCTCCTCGGGATAGAGGACGGCCTTCATGCCGAAGCCGCCGCCCACGTCCTTGGCCACGACGCGGATTCGGCTCTCGGCGAGGCCGAGCAGGCCGGCCAGGCCGTGGCGGACCAGATGCGGCACCTGGGTGCTGGACCAGAGGGTGAGCTTGCCCTCGGCCGCGTTCCAGTCGGCGACGCCGCCGCGTCCCTCGAGCGGGGCCGCGGTCTGACGGTTGGTGCGGAAGTCGCGCTCCACCACCACCGCGGAGGCGGCCAGCGCGGCCTCCACGTCGCCGCCCTCGAACCGGCGCGAGAGCAGCACGTTGTCGGGTGCCGCCTCGTGGACCACCGCCTGGTGGCCGCGGGCGGCGACCGCGTCGACCACCGCGGGCAGCGGCGCGTAGTCGATCCGCACGAGCCCGGCGCCGTCCTCGGCCGCGTAGCGATCGCGGGCCACCACCGCGGCCAGCGCCTCGCCCGCGAACCGAGCCTTCGCGACGGCCAGGATCGGCTGCTCGGTCTCGACGTAGGTCGGTAGCGCAGAGCGGGCGCGCATGCGGTGCGGGGCGAAGTCCGCGTCGGCGCCGGTGGCCACCGCTACCACGCCGGGTGCCGCCGCAGCGGCGGCGGTGTCGACGCTGCGGATCCGCGCGTGCGCGTGCAGGCTGCGCACGAAGGCGACGTGGAGCATGCGCGGCCGCTCGACGTCGCTCGCGTAGCGGCCGTGGCCGGTGACGAGCCGCGCGTCCTCCTTGCGCGGCATGGGCGCGCCGAACACGCTCGAGGATCCGGAATTCGCGGCGGTGGACACGAGTGCGCAGCCCTCCCGCGCGCGATCATACCGCGCCCCGCTTGCGCCTCGCCGCGGCGGTGTGCGAGAGTCCGGCCATGCGGCGCGGCGCCGACTATCTGGCGAGCCTCCGCGACGGGCGCGTCGTGGTCCTGGACGGCCAGCGCGTCGGCGACGTGACCCGTCATCCCGCCTTCGCCGAATCGACCCGGCGCATCGCGGAGCGCTACGACGCGGCGGCCGAGGCGCCCGACGTCACCACCTGCGTGGATCCGGCCAGCGGCCGGCGCATCGGCGCGATGTGGCTGATCCCG from Candidatus Methylomirabilota bacterium carries:
- a CDS encoding xanthine dehydrogenase family protein molybdopterin-binding subunit, with amino-acid sequence MFGAPMPRKEDARLVTGHGRYASDVERPRMLHVAFVRSLHAHARIRSVDTAAAAAAPGVVAVATGADADFAPHRMRARSALPTYVETEQPILAVAKARFAGEALAAVVARDRYAAEDGAGLVRIDYAPLPAVVDAVAARGHQAVVHEAAPDNVLLSRRFEGGDVEAALAASAVVVERDFRTNRQTAAPLEGRGGVADWNAAEGKLTLWSSTQVPHLVRHGLAGLLGLAESRIRVVAKDVGGGFGMKAVLYPEEVALCLLAMRLHRPVKWVEARREGLLAAAHARDHHYAVRAGFDRAGVLLAMDVRAACNAGAYSVYPWTAGIEALMAGGLLTGPYKLRNYRCDVTAMATNTAPAGPYRGVARPATTFVMERVLDLGARALGLDPVEVRRVNLVGPADLPYTAATRLVHDSPTYPVCFEQAVGAIGYGAFRAEQARLRREGRHVGIGFANYNELTGLGQAASAGPRMPFRTGHEGATVRVDPSGAVTVLAGVTSQGQGTETTVAQIVASELGVPFDAVSVVIGDTDATPFGLGAFASRQAVIGGGAAMRAASAVRDKTVRIAAHLLEAAPEDLETHDGRVAVRGAPGRAIAFAEVARVAHLETHRLPADMEPGLEATRFYDPIRGTFAAGSQAAVVEVEAETGVLTIHRYVCVEDTGRVINPLIVEGQVQGAIAQGIGGALHELLLYDEDGQLLTGTFMEYALPVAATIPPLELHHVEEPADNLLRVRGVGEGGTLGPAAVIANAVADALAPLGVEPNELPISPGRLWALVRGRARP